Proteins found in one Litorihabitans aurantiacus genomic segment:
- the yicI gene encoding alpha-xylosidase, whose protein sequence is MKFTDGYWQLRPGVEALRPRDIDDVVVDGADLLVHAPTAIIDARGDTLNRPVITVRLSSPLPDVVGVRISHHLGGLDRGPHFALASREHDVAIELPEATGKGPATLTAGRLTARVATDGPWGVEMVAPDGRVLTSSMAQSVAVLSTPQGPFVREQLTMGVGETIYGLGERFGTFAKNGQSVDIWNEDGGTASEQAYKNVPFYLSDAGYGLFVAHPERVSFEIGTEVVSRAQFSVAGSELQYYVVYGDTPTEILERYTELTGRPARVPAWSYGLWLSTSFTTSYDEETVTSFVDGMAERDLPLSVFHFDCFWMRRFHWSDFLWDPAMFPDPAGMLARLKARGLRICVWINPYIAQRSHLFAEGRELGYLVTAPDGGVWQWDKWQAGMALVDFTNPEAVAWYQGKLRALLDDGVDCFKTDFGERIPTDVVWHDGSDPQRMHNTYPQLYNKAVFDLLEAERGEGEAVLFARSATAGGQQFPVHWGGDCESTFVAMAESLRGGLSLGMSGFGFWSHDIGGFEGTPDPAVFKRWVAFGLLSSHSRLHGSNSYRVPWAFDDEAVDVTRAFTRLKMSLMPYLGAVGETASSTGVPVMRAMALEFPRDRGVAGLGTQYLLGSSLLVAPVFSAGRRTEVYLPGGTWTHLLTGERVEGRGWRAEEHGFDSLPLYVRPGTVLPVGAVTDTPEYAWADGVVLRLFELPDGYDAVTTVPGGTGAPATFRVVRDGEEVRVSSTDATAAWSVALGALGEPVGSAGGVGEVVVTLGAAG, encoded by the coding sequence ATGAAGTTCACCGACGGCTACTGGCAGCTCCGACCCGGGGTCGAGGCGCTGCGGCCCCGCGACATCGACGACGTCGTCGTCGACGGCGCGGACCTCCTCGTCCACGCGCCCACCGCGATCATCGACGCGCGCGGTGACACCCTGAACCGCCCCGTGATCACGGTGCGGCTCAGCTCGCCGCTGCCCGACGTCGTCGGCGTCCGCATCTCCCACCACCTGGGCGGGCTCGACCGGGGCCCGCACTTCGCGCTCGCCTCGCGCGAGCACGACGTCGCGATCGAGCTCCCCGAGGCGACGGGCAAGGGTCCGGCCACGCTGACGGCGGGCCGGCTCACCGCGCGCGTGGCGACCGACGGACCGTGGGGCGTGGAGATGGTGGCGCCCGACGGCCGCGTGCTGACCTCCTCGATGGCGCAGAGCGTCGCGGTCCTGAGCACGCCGCAGGGCCCGTTCGTGCGGGAGCAGCTGACGATGGGGGTCGGCGAGACGATCTACGGCCTCGGCGAGCGGTTCGGCACGTTCGCCAAGAACGGCCAGAGCGTCGACATCTGGAACGAGGACGGCGGGACCGCCTCCGAGCAGGCGTACAAGAACGTGCCGTTCTACCTCTCCGACGCCGGCTACGGCCTCTTCGTGGCCCACCCCGAGCGGGTCTCGTTCGAGATCGGCACCGAGGTCGTCTCGCGCGCCCAGTTCTCGGTCGCGGGCTCCGAGCTGCAGTACTACGTCGTCTACGGGGACACGCCGACCGAGATCCTCGAGCGGTACACGGAGCTGACCGGGCGGCCCGCGCGCGTGCCGGCGTGGAGCTACGGGCTGTGGCTGTCGACGTCGTTCACCACGAGCTACGACGAGGAGACCGTCACCTCGTTCGTGGACGGGATGGCGGAGCGCGACCTCCCGCTGTCGGTCTTCCACTTCGACTGCTTCTGGATGCGGCGGTTCCACTGGTCGGACTTCCTGTGGGACCCGGCGATGTTCCCCGACCCGGCGGGGATGCTCGCGCGCCTCAAGGCCAGGGGGCTGCGCATCTGCGTCTGGATCAACCCCTACATCGCGCAGCGCAGCCACCTGTTCGCGGAGGGCCGCGAGCTCGGCTACCTCGTCACGGCGCCCGACGGCGGCGTGTGGCAGTGGGACAAGTGGCAGGCGGGGATGGCGCTGGTGGACTTCACCAACCCCGAGGCCGTGGCCTGGTACCAGGGCAAGCTGCGGGCCCTGCTGGACGACGGCGTGGACTGCTTCAAGACGGACTTCGGCGAGCGCATCCCCACCGACGTCGTCTGGCACGACGGCAGCGACCCGCAGCGCATGCACAACACCTACCCGCAGCTGTACAACAAGGCCGTCTTCGACCTGCTCGAGGCCGAGCGCGGCGAGGGCGAGGCCGTGCTGTTCGCGCGCTCGGCCACGGCCGGCGGCCAGCAGTTCCCCGTGCACTGGGGCGGCGACTGCGAGTCGACGTTCGTGGCGATGGCCGAGTCGCTGCGCGGCGGCCTCTCGCTCGGGATGAGCGGGTTCGGGTTCTGGAGCCACGACATCGGCGGCTTCGAGGGCACGCCCGACCCCGCGGTGTTCAAGCGCTGGGTCGCCTTCGGGCTGCTGTCCTCCCACTCCCGGCTCCACGGGTCGAACTCCTACCGGGTGCCGTGGGCGTTCGACGACGAGGCGGTGGACGTCACGCGCGCCTTCACCCGGCTCAAGATGAGCCTCATGCCCTACCTGGGGGCGGTCGGCGAGACGGCCAGCAGCACCGGGGTACCGGTGATGCGCGCGATGGCGCTGGAGTTCCCCCGGGACCGGGGCGTGGCGGGCCTCGGTACGCAGTACCTCCTGGGGTCCTCGCTCCTGGTCGCCCCGGTGTTCTCCGCCGGCCGGCGGACCGAGGTCTACCTGCCCGGGGGCACGTGGACCCACCTCCTGACGGGCGAGCGGGTCGAGGGCCGGGGCTGGCGCGCGGAGGAGCACGGGTTCGACTCGCTGCCGCTGTACGTGCGCCCCGGCACCGTGCTGCCCGTGGGCGCCGTGACGGACACGCCCGAGTACGCGTGGGCCGACGGCGTCGTGCTGCGTCTGTTCGAGCTGCCCGACGGCTACGACGCGGTCACCACCGTGCCCGGCGGCACCGGTGCGCCCGCCACCTTCCGGGTCGTCCGCGACGGCGAGGAGGTGCGCGTGAGCAGCACGGACGCCACCGCGGCGTGGTCGGTCGCGCTCGGTGCGCTGGGCGAGCCGGTCGGCTCGGCGGGCGGCGTCGGCGAGGTCGTCGTGACGCTCGGGGCGGCCGGGTGA
- a CDS encoding family 43 glycosylhydrolase, whose protein sequence is MRELDLDRLALVGPEHVLWHGALGGAWIEAPHVYRRDGRYLLLCAEGGTGRDHAVTAATADVVTGPYTTDTRSPLLTHRHLGEDAAVQCVGHADLVETPAGEPWALVLGVRPLAGHHVLGRETFLVPARWDERGLVLAPGVGQVTGLAGTGADAGPGPVDWISLRGPVAGRVEPGGGPGDRAPDDVVAITLTPSPAPLRERGVPAFLGRRQETHRVSFTGRLETADVARQAVGLVALQDEATHAVVRVRREHDGGGCVAEAVQVLDGVARVLARVPLPEGQVELGVRSDGLRYELLASAAGPGTSPVAPVALLAVVPHHELSAEAGDTFVGVVLGVVVEGPADDPPVTVTHVRLRPGDARDDDTAPSIPTSRADPLQTNTPTQTQTRTS, encoded by the coding sequence ATGCGCGAGCTCGACCTCGACCGGCTCGCGCTCGTCGGGCCCGAGCACGTGCTGTGGCACGGTGCGCTCGGGGGTGCCTGGATCGAGGCGCCGCACGTGTACCGGCGCGACGGGCGCTACCTGCTCCTGTGCGCCGAGGGCGGCACGGGGCGCGACCACGCCGTCACGGCGGCGACGGCCGACGTCGTCACCGGTCCGTACACGACCGACACCCGCAGCCCGCTGCTGACGCACCGGCACCTGGGTGAGGACGCGGCCGTGCAGTGCGTCGGCCACGCCGACCTCGTCGAGACGCCCGCCGGTGAGCCCTGGGCGCTGGTGCTGGGCGTCCGGCCGCTGGCCGGCCACCACGTGCTCGGCCGGGAGACGTTCCTCGTCCCGGCGCGCTGGGACGAGCGCGGACTCGTGCTCGCGCCGGGGGTGGGGCAGGTCACCGGCCTCGCGGGGACCGGTGCCGACGCGGGTCCGGGGCCGGTGGACTGGATCTCGCTGCGCGGTCCGGTGGCCGGGCGGGTCGAGCCCGGGGGCGGTCCGGGGGACCGTGCGCCCGACGACGTCGTCGCCATCACCCTGACGCCCTCGCCGGCCCCGCTCCGCGAGCGCGGGGTGCCGGCGTTCCTCGGCCGACGGCAGGAGACGCACCGCGTCTCGTTCACCGGCCGTCTCGAGACCGCCGACGTCGCGCGCCAGGCCGTCGGACTCGTCGCGCTGCAGGACGAGGCGACCCACGCCGTCGTGCGCGTGCGGCGCGAGCACGACGGCGGCGGCTGCGTCGCGGAGGCCGTCCAGGTGCTCGACGGCGTCGCGCGCGTGCTCGCCCGGGTGCCGCTCCCGGAGGGGCAGGTCGAGCTCGGTGTGCGTTCCGACGGGCTGCGCTACGAGCTGCTCGCGTCGGCGGCGGGCCCCGGGACGTCGCCGGTCGCGCCCGTCGCGCTGCTCGCCGTCGTCCCGCACCACGAGCTGAGCGCGGAGGCGGGCGACACGTTCGTGGGCGTCGTGCTCGGCGTGGTGGTGGAGGGCCCCGCGGACGACCCGCCGGTGACCGTCACCCACGTGCGCCTGCGCCCGGGGGACGCGCGCGACGACGACACCGCCCCGAGCATCCCGACCTCCCGAGCCGACCCGTTGCAGACGAACACACCGACACAGACACAGACGAGGACATCGTGA
- a CDS encoding glycosyl hydrolase family 95 catalytic domain-containing protein — MTPSTPAPGPRPLVITVDEATAWTDGLPVGDGRIGAMCFGTARTSRWQVNDATCWSGAPGDAVLPADGPALLELARDALERGDVAAAEDAVAGLQSGHAQAYQPLVDLVVEVDGGSAAPGRARRHLDLRLAEVRQEWVGGSARTVVSAPARALVAERRWAEPADAVVTLTTPHPAAEVAADGSGLTLAVRMPHDVVPWSPEGPGGPRYGGPSVTAVVAVRVLTDGAARAAGGALVLAAATWVRLVLATATDASPEPDVDGARRPLHGDRDHLRRAAVATADAVVARPPAQVLAEHRADHAALFDRVDLDLGSGDVEPTATTGHALVRRWEARDAHPDDAGALVALAFQLGRYLTIAGSRAGSPPLNLQGIWSHETSPPWGSNFTTNINLPMNYWPTLVTDLAECRRPLLEWLEGVSVTGSRVARDLYGAPGWVLHHNSDPWGFAAPVGEGRDSPSWSFWPLGGVWLARMLLDEREVLGPGVSLERAWPVVRGALEFALWWVRTGDDGAVRTSPSTSPENTWRAPDGRERALSTTTTSDVALVADLLDGVLRYAADVAEPELLARAADLRERLPQPRTLPDGRLAEWSGDEVDADPHHRHQSHLIGLFPGSSITRAVPEPFAAARASLLARGGESTGWSLAWRLALWARLGDADRVAATVRRFLRPVDAEVGGGAHAVPQGPHDGGVHRTLLCSHPPFQIDGGFGFTAGVVEALLQSHERTSDGALLVRLLPACPWREGRVRGLRTRGGLVVDLGWGADGTTARLTAGGSGAVRVVVEHDGVRRPLALAPGDVRDLLFGVGS; from the coding sequence ATGACGCCGTCGACGCCGGCGCCCGGGCCGCGCCCGCTCGTCATCACGGTCGACGAGGCGACGGCGTGGACCGACGGTCTGCCGGTCGGCGACGGTCGGATCGGGGCGATGTGCTTCGGCACCGCCCGCACCTCGCGCTGGCAGGTCAACGACGCCACGTGCTGGTCGGGCGCGCCCGGTGACGCGGTGCTGCCCGCCGACGGGCCGGCCCTGCTGGAGCTCGCGCGGGACGCCCTCGAGCGCGGCGACGTCGCGGCCGCGGAGGACGCCGTGGCCGGGCTGCAGAGCGGTCACGCCCAGGCGTACCAGCCCCTGGTCGACCTGGTGGTGGAGGTCGACGGCGGGAGCGCCGCTCCCGGGCGGGCGCGGCGCCACCTCGACCTGCGCCTGGCGGAGGTGCGCCAGGAGTGGGTCGGCGGGAGCGCCCGGACCGTGGTCAGCGCGCCCGCCCGAGCCCTCGTGGCCGAGCGGCGGTGGGCGGAGCCGGCCGACGCCGTCGTGACCCTCACGACCCCGCACCCCGCAGCCGAGGTGGCGGCGGACGGGTCGGGTCTGACGCTCGCGGTGCGGATGCCGCACGACGTCGTGCCCTGGAGCCCCGAGGGCCCCGGGGGACCGCGCTACGGCGGACCCTCCGTCACCGCCGTGGTGGCCGTGCGCGTGCTGACCGACGGCGCCGCGCGCGCGGCGGGCGGGGCGCTGGTCCTGGCGGCCGCCACGTGGGTGCGCCTCGTGCTCGCGACGGCGACCGACGCCTCGCCCGAGCCCGACGTCGACGGGGCCAGGAGGCCGCTCCACGGCGACCGCGACCACCTGCGGCGGGCCGCCGTCGCGACCGCGGACGCCGTCGTCGCCCGACCGCCGGCGCAGGTGCTCGCCGAGCACCGCGCCGACCACGCGGCGCTGTTCGACCGCGTCGACCTGGATCTCGGGAGTGGCGACGTCGAGCCGACGGCGACCACCGGCCACGCCCTCGTCCGGCGCTGGGAGGCCCGCGACGCCCACCCCGACGACGCCGGTGCGCTCGTCGCCCTCGCGTTCCAGCTGGGCCGCTACCTGACGATCGCGGGCTCGCGCGCGGGCAGCCCGCCGCTGAACCTCCAGGGGATCTGGAGCCACGAGACGTCCCCGCCGTGGGGCTCGAACTTCACGACCAACATCAACCTCCCGATGAACTACTGGCCGACGCTGGTGACGGACCTGGCCGAGTGCCGGCGGCCGCTGCTGGAGTGGCTCGAGGGGGTCAGCGTGACCGGTTCCCGGGTCGCGCGCGACCTGTACGGGGCGCCCGGCTGGGTGCTGCACCACAACAGCGACCCGTGGGGCTTCGCCGCCCCCGTGGGGGAGGGGCGCGACAGCCCGTCGTGGTCGTTCTGGCCGCTCGGCGGCGTGTGGCTCGCGCGGATGCTGCTGGACGAGCGCGAGGTCCTCGGCCCCGGGGTGAGCCTGGAGCGCGCCTGGCCCGTGGTCCGCGGCGCGCTCGAGTTCGCCCTCTGGTGGGTGCGGACCGGCGACGACGGCGCGGTCCGCACCTCGCCGTCGACGAGTCCCGAGAACACGTGGCGCGCCCCGGACGGACGCGAGCGGGCGCTGTCGACCACCACGACGAGCGACGTCGCCCTCGTGGCCGACCTGCTCGACGGCGTCCTGCGGTACGCCGCGGACGTCGCCGAACCGGAGCTGCTGGCACGCGCGGCCGACCTGCGCGAGCGGCTGCCGCAGCCGCGCACGCTGCCCGACGGGCGCCTGGCCGAGTGGTCGGGGGACGAGGTCGACGCCGATCCCCACCACCGCCACCAGAGCCACCTCATCGGGCTCTTCCCCGGCAGCAGCATCACGCGGGCGGTGCCGGAGCCGTTCGCGGCGGCGCGCGCGAGTCTCCTGGCACGCGGCGGTGAGAGCACGGGGTGGTCGCTCGCCTGGCGCCTCGCGCTGTGGGCCCGGCTCGGGGACGCCGATCGCGTCGCCGCGACCGTCCGACGGTTCTTGCGCCCCGTGGACGCCGAGGTCGGGGGTGGCGCGCACGCCGTGCCGCAGGGACCGCACGACGGCGGGGTCCACCGCACGCTGCTCTGCTCGCACCCGCCGTTCCAGATCGACGGCGGCTTCGGCTTCACCGCCGGAGTGGTCGAGGCGCTGCTGCAGTCGCACGAGCGGACCTCCGACGGCGCTCTCCTGGTCCGCCTGCTGCCGGCCTGCCCGTGGCGCGAGGGTCGCGTGCGGGGGCTGCGCACCCGCGGCGGCCTGGTCGTCGACCTGGGCTGGGGTGCGGACGGGACGACCGCCCGGCTGACCGCCGGGGGCAGCGGGGCGGTGCGCGTCGTGGTCGAGCACGACGGCGTGCGCCGCCCGCTCGCGCTGGCGCCCGGCGACGTGCGGGACCTGTTGTTCGGGGTCGGGTCGTGA
- a CDS encoding glycoside hydrolase family 43 protein encodes MSNARAIDVRSVVVRPEAWEGATNPVLPGFHPDPSVCRVDHGPPGAPDVWFYLVSSTFEYLPGLPIHRSRDLVTWEHVGHAVTDQLEYAGVGDSGGLYAPTLRHDGARFLLVCTHLGGPEGASGNFAMTATDAAGPWSAPVWWHDSTGIDPSLLLDDDGRIWAHGARAAAEPRWEHQGEIWVREVDPGTLQLVGTEAVVFSTALVGGAWTEGPHLVRRDEHVVLVAAEGGTGEHHAIVTARATSPLGPFEVFLDNPALTHRHLGPGTAVTNVGHGDLVEAADGSWWAVCLASRMVDGVDLLGRETFLVPVAWVDGWPRFAPGVGTLVPEPGGPDGVARGEVGPPPRSPWIAVRRLPEVVADLTDPEAPRLRAGRGLDHAEPAFLGRRLLSPRSSLALEVPGGAAVDAGVAEVGLALRHSTRQWLTVGIRTAASDGEGAPHARHVVVTTCRDGELTTTSGPAVTGAGRLGITVAGRSARPTWTPRDGDAVGLGTVDVAHLATVHAGGFVGVVAGPYAIGDGDVTVGPLTLREVTG; translated from the coding sequence GTGAGCAACGCGCGCGCGATCGACGTGCGCTCCGTCGTCGTGCGGCCGGAGGCGTGGGAGGGGGCGACCAACCCGGTGCTGCCCGGCTTCCACCCCGACCCGTCCGTGTGCCGGGTCGACCACGGTCCTCCGGGGGCGCCGGACGTCTGGTTCTACCTCGTCAGCTCGACGTTCGAGTACCTGCCCGGGCTCCCGATCCACCGCTCGCGCGACCTGGTGACGTGGGAGCACGTCGGCCACGCCGTCACCGACCAGCTGGAGTACGCGGGCGTCGGCGACTCCGGCGGGCTCTACGCCCCGACCCTGCGGCACGACGGCGCGCGGTTCCTCCTCGTGTGCACGCACCTGGGCGGTCCGGAGGGGGCGTCGGGGAACTTCGCGATGACGGCCACGGACGCCGCCGGGCCCTGGTCGGCACCGGTCTGGTGGCACGACAGCACCGGGATCGACCCGTCGCTGCTGCTCGACGACGACGGCCGGATCTGGGCCCACGGAGCACGCGCCGCGGCCGAGCCGCGGTGGGAGCACCAGGGCGAGATCTGGGTCCGCGAGGTCGACCCCGGCACGCTGCAGCTCGTCGGCACCGAGGCCGTGGTCTTCTCGACCGCGCTGGTCGGCGGTGCGTGGACCGAGGGGCCGCACCTGGTCCGGCGGGACGAGCACGTCGTGCTCGTCGCGGCCGAGGGCGGCACGGGTGAGCACCACGCGATCGTCACCGCGCGCGCCACCTCGCCGCTCGGTCCGTTCGAGGTCTTCCTCGACAACCCCGCGCTGACGCACCGCCACCTCGGCCCGGGCACGGCCGTCACGAACGTCGGCCACGGCGACCTCGTCGAGGCGGCCGACGGGTCGTGGTGGGCGGTGTGCCTCGCCTCGCGGATGGTCGACGGCGTCGACCTGCTCGGGCGCGAGACGTTCCTGGTCCCGGTGGCGTGGGTCGACGGCTGGCCCCGTTTCGCCCCCGGCGTCGGCACCCTCGTGCCCGAACCGGGCGGGCCCGACGGCGTCGCGCGCGGCGAGGTCGGGCCGCCCCCGCGCTCGCCGTGGATCGCGGTGCGGCGGCTGCCCGAGGTGGTCGCGGACCTCACCGACCCCGAGGCGCCGCGCCTGCGCGCGGGGCGGGGGCTCGACCACGCCGAGCCCGCGTTCCTCGGTCGCCGCCTGCTGTCGCCGCGCTCGAGCCTCGCGCTGGAGGTACCCGGTGGTGCGGCCGTCGACGCCGGGGTGGCCGAGGTGGGTCTGGCCCTGCGGCACTCCACCCGGCAGTGGCTCACGGTCGGGATCCGGACGGCGGCGAGCGACGGCGAGGGCGCGCCGCACGCGCGCCACGTCGTCGTCACGACGTGCCGCGACGGCGAGCTGACCACGACGAGCGGACCCGCCGTCACCGGCGCCGGACGCCTCGGGATCACGGTCGCGGGCCGGTCCGCCCGGCCGACCTGGACGCCGCGGGACGGCGACGCCGTCGGGCTGGGGACGGTCGACGTCGCGCACCTCGCCACCGTCCACGCGGGCGGTTTCGTCGGTGTCGTCGCCGGGCCGTACGCGATCGGTGACGGCGACGTCACGGTCGGTCCGCTCACGCTGCGGGAGGTGACCGGATGA
- a CDS encoding beta-galactosidase, translating into MTSQTRERRSWPLPVIAFGGDYNPEQWDRSVWLEDVALMRRAGVTLVTVGVFSWSRLEPEPGRFELDWLREVLDLLHEGGVAVDLATPTASPPPWLGVLHPETRPVTADGVRLTHGSRNQFSPSSPRYREAALAITRAVVGAFVDHPAVVMWHVGNELGQVDHSDVAAAAFRRWLQDRYGTVEALNDAWATSVWSQGYRSLDEVEPPRAVPYHRNPAQALDFRRFTSDELREVYREQRAVIRELDPDRAVTTNFMGFFPLADYGSWAADVDVVADDAYPDPGDPGSLADAALTQDLMRSLRGGRPWLLMESATSGVSWRAHNLTKSPARSRLESLQAVAHGADGVCFFQWRQARSGPERFHSAMLPTAGPDTAVHAGVRRLGADLARLAPVVGSRSRPEVALLWDWPSWWAATGEAMPTDRLDPLGTLRAWHRVLWDARVAVDVVAPTADLSGYRAVLAPATHVVDDAVARTWREYVAGGGHLVVGPFCGVTDPLTHLHAGRTPALVGDVLGAGVQEHVPLPDGGVPARWADGRVARVRDYVGHTDASDAEVLLALGGADVLPGLEHLAGAAVVTRRVADGDGGTAAGGSARLVAGVLEETDLAGVLHGALAEAGVAPPLPGAPVGVEVVRRGDALVVLNHTGREVRLARRELAAALGAPPTADLVDLLTGPLATPPTTDPTDTLVPLAPEDVLVLMETR; encoded by the coding sequence ATGACGTCGCAGACCCGGGAGCGCCGCAGCTGGCCCCTACCCGTGATCGCCTTCGGCGGCGACTACAACCCCGAGCAGTGGGACCGGTCGGTCTGGCTCGAGGACGTCGCGCTGATGCGCCGCGCCGGCGTGACCCTCGTGACCGTCGGCGTCTTCTCGTGGTCCCGGCTCGAGCCCGAACCCGGCCGGTTCGAGCTGGACTGGCTGCGCGAGGTGCTGGACCTGCTGCACGAGGGCGGTGTCGCCGTCGACCTCGCCACGCCGACGGCCTCGCCGCCGCCCTGGCTCGGCGTGCTGCACCCCGAGACGCGGCCGGTCACGGCCGACGGCGTGCGGCTGACCCACGGGTCGCGCAACCAGTTCAGCCCGTCCTCACCGCGCTACCGCGAGGCCGCGCTCGCGATCACCCGCGCCGTGGTCGGGGCGTTCGTCGACCACCCCGCCGTCGTGATGTGGCACGTCGGCAACGAGCTGGGCCAGGTCGACCACTCCGACGTCGCCGCGGCCGCCTTCCGCCGGTGGCTGCAGGACCGGTACGGCACGGTCGAGGCGCTGAACGACGCGTGGGCCACGAGCGTGTGGTCGCAGGGCTACCGCAGCCTCGACGAGGTCGAACCGCCCCGGGCCGTGCCCTACCACCGCAACCCGGCGCAGGCCCTGGACTTCCGCCGGTTCACCTCCGACGAGCTGCGGGAGGTCTACCGCGAGCAGCGCGCCGTCATCCGCGAGCTCGACCCCGACCGGGCCGTCACCACCAACTTCATGGGATTCTTCCCGCTGGCCGACTACGGCTCGTGGGCGGCGGACGTCGACGTCGTCGCCGACGACGCCTACCCCGATCCCGGCGACCCCGGCTCCCTCGCCGACGCCGCGCTGACCCAGGACCTGATGCGCTCGCTGCGCGGCGGCCGACCGTGGCTGCTCATGGAGTCCGCCACGAGCGGCGTGAGCTGGCGCGCGCACAACCTGACCAAGTCGCCCGCCCGCTCGCGCCTGGAGTCGCTCCAGGCCGTGGCGCACGGCGCCGACGGCGTGTGCTTCTTCCAGTGGCGCCAGGCGCGTTCCGGCCCGGAGCGCTTCCACTCCGCGATGCTCCCGACGGCGGGTCCCGACACCGCGGTGCACGCCGGGGTGCGGCGGCTCGGTGCCGACCTCGCGCGCCTCGCACCCGTGGTCGGGAGCCGCTCGCGGCCCGAGGTGGCGCTGCTGTGGGACTGGCCCTCGTGGTGGGCGGCGACGGGGGAGGCGATGCCCACCGACCGCCTCGACCCGCTCGGGACGCTGCGGGCCTGGCACCGCGTGCTGTGGGACGCGCGGGTGGCGGTCGACGTCGTCGCCCCCACCGCCGACCTCTCCGGCTACCGCGCGGTGCTCGCCCCGGCCACCCACGTCGTCGACGACGCCGTCGCGCGCACGTGGCGGGAGTACGTCGCCGGTGGCGGGCACCTCGTGGTCGGGCCCTTCTGCGGCGTCACCGACCCGTTGACGCACCTGCACGCCGGACGCACCCCCGCGCTGGTGGGGGACGTCCTGGGCGCCGGCGTGCAGGAGCACGTCCCGCTGCCCGACGGCGGGGTCCCCGCACGCTGGGCGGACGGCCGCGTGGCCCGGGTGCGGGACTACGTCGGCCACACGGACGCGAGCGACGCCGAGGTGCTGCTCGCGCTCGGCGGCGCCGACGTGCTGCCTGGGCTGGAGCACCTGGCCGGTGCCGCCGTCGTCACGCGACGCGTCGCGGACGGCGACGGCGGCACCGCGGCCGGCGGCAGCGCCCGCCTCGTCGCGGGCGTGCTCGAGGAGACGGACCTCGCCGGGGTGCTGCACGGGGCCCTGGCCGAGGCCGGGGTGGCGCCGCCGCTGCCGGGCGCACCCGTCGGCGTCGAGGTCGTGCGCCGCGGCGACGCGCTCGTCGTGCTCAACCACACCGGGCGCGAGGTGCGGCTGGCGCGCCGCGAGCTCGCCGCCGCGCTCGGCGCCCCGCCCACGGCCGACCTCGTCGACCTGCTCACCGGCCCGCTCGCGACCCCACCCACCACCGACCCCACCGACACCCTCGTGCCGCTCGCGCCCGAGGACGTCCTCGTCCTGATGGAGACACGATGA
- a CDS encoding LacI family DNA-binding transcriptional regulator, with amino-acid sequence MATIGDVARRAGVSQSTVSYALSGKRPISEETRRRIERAIDELGYRPHAGARALATARTDVIGLMAPLRTGVDVHVIMQFVAGVVTGASRSGYDVLLLTQDEGVLDRVTSSSMVDALVVMDVENDDKRLPALERSRQPAVLIGLPADPHGLSCVDLDFARAGAVAARRLIDAGHRAIALVGSPVEVVSRHTSYAERMTRGFVGACEAAGVTYLVVPTAASAAGAAASVDRVLGMMPEVTALVVHNEVALPHVISRFREAGRGVPEQVSVVAVCPEDVAVSMPVPVTSVDIPAEAIGRIAVEMLTGLMADPARGEVRLVSPRLTERGSVREVSAPSGGTVTGDPAAATP; translated from the coding sequence ATGGCCACGATCGGTGACGTGGCGCGCCGCGCCGGGGTGTCGCAGTCGACGGTGAGCTACGCGCTCTCGGGCAAGCGGCCCATCTCGGAGGAGACGCGACGCCGCATCGAGCGCGCGATCGACGAGCTCGGGTACCGGCCGCACGCCGGCGCGCGCGCCCTCGCCACGGCGCGCACCGACGTGATCGGCCTGATGGCACCCCTGCGCACGGGCGTGGACGTGCACGTCATCATGCAGTTCGTCGCCGGCGTCGTGACCGGCGCGAGCCGCAGCGGGTACGACGTGCTCCTGCTCACCCAGGACGAGGGCGTGCTCGACCGCGTCACGAGCTCCTCGATGGTCGACGCCCTCGTGGTGATGGACGTGGAGAACGACGACAAACGCCTCCCCGCGCTGGAGCGCTCGCGCCAGCCCGCCGTCCTCATCGGCCTGCCGGCGGATCCGCACGGACTGTCCTGCGTCGACCTCGACTTCGCACGGGCGGGCGCCGTCGCGGCACGTCGGCTCATCGACGCGGGCCACCGCGCGATCGCCCTGGTCGGCAGCCCCGTCGAGGTCGTCAGCCGCCACACCTCCTACGCCGAGCGCATGACGCGCGGGTTCGTCGGCGCCTGCGAGGCCGCGGGCGTGACCTACCTGGTGGTCCCGACGGCGGCCTCCGCCGCGGGTGCGGCCGCATCGGTGGACCGCGTCCTCGGCATGATGCCGGAGGTCACGGCGCTCGTGGTCCACAACGAGGTGGCGCTGCCGCATGTGATCTCCCGTTTCCGTGAGGCTGGTCGTGGTGTGCCCGAGCAGGTGTCGGTGGTGGCGGTGTGCCCGGAGGACGTGGCGGTCTCGATGCCCGTCCCGGTCACGAGCGTGGACATCCCGGCCGAGGCGATCGGGCGGATCGCCGTCGAGATGCTGACGGGCCTGATGGCCGATCCCGCTCGCGGGGAGGTCCGGCTCGTCAGCCCCCGACTGACCGAGCGGGGCAGCGTGCGGGAGGTGTCGGCGCCGTCCGGCGGCACCGTCACCGGCGACCCGGCGGCCGCCACCCCGTGA